A window from Ardenticatena maritima encodes these proteins:
- the cax gene encoding calcium/proton exchanger → MKAYVKNPLYWLLLFVPLTLVAELLHVGEVVIFFFSVLGIVPLAKLIGDATEELALHVGPRLGGFLNATLGNAAELIITIVALRAGLIELVKASITGSIVGNLLLIMGLAILLGGLKHGTQKFDRVNAGLAATQMTLAIIALAIPTFFARAITANGGTHDTVEALSVGVAITMLVVYALSVLFTFRREAVEVPAIETPPVHHHEPTWSKRTALVVLGLSTVAIAWLSEVLVGAVEPAVAAMGLSEFFVGIIIIPIVGNAAEHLVAVTVARQNKMELSMSIALGSSMQIALLVAPLLVLLSLFIAPEPMDLVFNPFELEALGAATIIAAFVALDGESNWMEGIQLLAVFVILAIGFFFLPF, encoded by the coding sequence GTGAAGGCCTACGTCAAAAACCCGCTCTACTGGTTGCTGCTGTTTGTCCCGCTGACGCTGGTGGCTGAGCTGTTGCATGTCGGCGAAGTGGTGATTTTCTTCTTCTCGGTGCTGGGGATTGTGCCGCTTGCCAAGCTGATTGGCGATGCAACCGAGGAGTTGGCGTTGCACGTCGGTCCCCGTCTGGGGGGTTTTCTCAACGCCACCCTGGGCAATGCCGCGGAGCTCATCATCACGATTGTGGCGCTGCGCGCCGGTTTGATTGAGCTGGTGAAAGCGTCCATTACGGGTTCGATTGTCGGCAACCTGCTGCTCATCATGGGGCTGGCGATTTTGCTGGGAGGGCTCAAACATGGCACACAAAAATTCGACCGTGTGAACGCCGGCCTGGCGGCAACGCAAATGACGCTGGCGATTATCGCGCTCGCCATTCCCACCTTTTTTGCACGCGCTATCACCGCCAACGGCGGTACCCATGACACCGTCGAGGCGCTGAGCGTCGGCGTCGCGATCACGATGCTGGTGGTGTACGCGCTCAGCGTGCTCTTCACCTTCCGCCGCGAGGCTGTGGAAGTGCCGGCGATTGAAACCCCGCCCGTGCACCACCACGAACCGACATGGAGCAAGCGCACCGCGCTGGTGGTGCTGGGGCTTTCAACCGTTGCGATTGCCTGGTTGTCCGAGGTGCTGGTGGGGGCGGTCGAGCCGGCGGTTGCCGCCATGGGATTGTCCGAGTTTTTTGTGGGGATTATCATCATCCCGATTGTGGGGAACGCCGCCGAGCACCTGGTCGCTGTGACAGTGGCGCGCCAAAACAAGATGGAACTGAGCATGTCCATCGCGCTGGGGTCGTCTATGCAGATTGCGTTGTTGGTCGCGCCGCTGCTGGTTCTGCTGAGCCTTTTCATCGCGCCGGAGCCGATGGACCTGGTGTTCAACCCATTTGAATTGGAAGCGTTGGGCGCGGCGACGATTATTGCCGCGTTTGTGGCGCTGGACGGCGAAAGCAACTGGATGGAAGGCATTCAACTGCTTGCCGTGTTTGTGATTCTGGCGATTGGCTTTTTCTTCTTGCCTTTTTAG